A single genomic interval of Streptomyces showdoensis harbors:
- a CDS encoding TetR/AcrR family transcriptional regulator — translation MSGLRERKKERTRQALSDIAVALFLEKGFDAVSVAEVAAAAEVSKPTLFRYFPAKEDLVLHRFADHEDEPARVVAAAREAGAVPLDALRDHVLAGLERRDPVTGLNDDPRVLAFLRLLYGTPALVARMHAYQGRSEELLADALGGADPLAARLAAAQVVAVLRVLAEENVRRITAGERVEEVLPGAVAATRRAFAGLGEGLSSFC, via the coding sequence GTGAGCGGGCTGCGCGAGCGGAAGAAGGAGCGGACGCGGCAGGCGCTGTCGGACATCGCCGTCGCGCTCTTCCTGGAGAAGGGGTTCGACGCGGTGTCCGTCGCCGAGGTCGCCGCGGCGGCCGAGGTGTCCAAGCCGACCCTGTTCCGCTACTTCCCGGCCAAGGAGGACCTGGTCCTGCACCGTTTCGCGGACCACGAGGACGAGCCGGCCCGGGTGGTGGCCGCCGCCCGGGAGGCCGGTGCGGTGCCGCTCGACGCGCTGCGCGACCACGTCCTGGCGGGGCTGGAGCGGCGCGACCCGGTGACGGGACTCAACGACGACCCGCGGGTGCTCGCCTTCCTGCGCCTCCTGTACGGCACGCCGGCGCTGGTGGCCCGGATGCACGCGTACCAGGGCCGGTCCGAGGAGCTGCTGGCGGACGCGCTGGGCGGGGCGGACCCGCTGGCGGCGCGGCTGGCGGCGGCGCAGGTGGTGGCGGTGCTGCGGGTGCTCGCGGAGGAGAACGTCCGGCGGATCACGGCGGGGGAGCGGGTCGAGGAGGTGCTGCCGGGGGCGGTGGCGGCCACCCGGCGGGCGTTCGCGGGGCTGGGCGAGGGGCTCTCCTCGTTCTGCTGA
- a CDS encoding GNAT family N-acetyltransferase produces the protein MSLEVRAIDESEFPDWLRAIRTGFLRPPVVPDAEVADRLPHFDLSRVFGAFDRGRIVATFHSFDQQLSTVGGANLAADAVSGVTVAPTHRRRGLLSGMMKDDLAAAKERGDACATLIAAEYPIYGRFGFGPASWLTEWSVDVTRAGFDRRTPGPGAGDGGGRIDLTDGAGIREAGPALHRRLAAGRAGITARTPRSWDVGTGNSFHTRPWTEPFYALYRSESGEAEGYVAYTADDAWSDANQPVQTATVRDLVAVTPAAERALWRYMCSIDWITVVRSGHRAPDDLLPLLLPDPRAARVVTHSDMLWLRILDVPKVLEPRTYAAEGTLVLDVRDGAGLAAGRYRLDASPGGGSCVPTGAAPDLVLDVAELSRLALGDESAVRLAALGRIEEARAGAAERADLLLRSARRAWSMDIF, from the coding sequence ATGAGCCTTGAGGTGCGTGCGATCGACGAGTCCGAGTTCCCCGACTGGCTGCGGGCCATCCGCACGGGCTTCCTGCGGCCGCCCGTCGTGCCGGACGCCGAAGTCGCGGACCGGCTGCCGCACTTCGACCTCTCGCGCGTCTTCGGGGCCTTCGACCGGGGCCGGATCGTCGCCACCTTCCACTCCTTCGACCAGCAGCTGAGCACGGTCGGCGGGGCGAACCTGGCGGCGGACGCGGTCAGCGGGGTCACGGTCGCCCCGACCCACCGCAGGCGCGGTCTGCTCAGCGGGATGATGAAGGACGACCTGGCGGCGGCGAAGGAGCGCGGCGACGCGTGCGCGACTCTGATCGCCGCCGAGTACCCGATCTACGGGCGGTTCGGCTTCGGTCCGGCGAGCTGGCTGACCGAGTGGTCCGTCGACGTCACCCGGGCCGGGTTCGACCGCCGCACTCCGGGCCCCGGCGCCGGGGACGGCGGCGGGCGGATCGATCTCACCGACGGCGCCGGGATCCGCGAGGCGGGCCCCGCGCTGCACCGCCGGCTGGCCGCGGGGCGCGCCGGGATCACCGCGCGCACCCCCCGTTCCTGGGACGTCGGCACCGGCAACAGCTTCCACACCCGTCCGTGGACCGAGCCGTTCTACGCGCTCTACCGCTCGGAGTCGGGCGAGGCCGAGGGGTACGTGGCCTACACGGCCGACGACGCGTGGAGCGATGCCAACCAGCCGGTCCAGACGGCGACCGTGCGCGATCTGGTCGCGGTGACGCCCGCCGCCGAGCGGGCGCTGTGGCGGTACATGTGCTCGATCGACTGGATCACCGTGGTGCGCTCCGGGCACCGCGCGCCGGACGACCTGCTGCCGCTGCTGCTGCCCGATCCGCGGGCGGCCCGGGTGGTGACCCACTCCGACATGCTGTGGCTGCGGATCCTGGACGTGCCGAAGGTCCTGGAGCCGCGCACGTACGCGGCCGAGGGCACGCTGGTCCTGGACGTGCGGGACGGGGCGGGCCTCGCGGCCGGGCGCTACCGGCTGGACGCCTCGCCGGGCGGCGGCTCCTGCGTGCCGACCGGGGCCGCGCCGGATCTGGTGCTGGACGTGGCGGAGCTGTCCCGGCTGGCGCTCGGCGACGAGTCCGCGGTGCGGCTGGCGGCGCTCGGCCGGATCGAGGAGGCCAGGGCGGGGGCGGCGGAGCGGGCGGACCTGCTGCTGCGGTCGGCGCGGCGGGCGTGGAGTATGGACATCTTCTGA
- a CDS encoding ABC transporter substrate-binding protein: protein MSAPGTGHTPSGPVPLFRTGGAVGRPPVQRSAEPGLPDRPRPDLGALRLPELRALRRDAQGDEADLSYVRRMLQGRIDILRAELARRSDPEAPVLDRLSEILADAPSRRGTAARSARHVTLSTPRSEEYRRLAAEMLSEVELSDLSARTDDELHTAMGRLAGYEQQVSRRRHELQRTADDCSAEIARRYREGEAQVDDLLA, encoded by the coding sequence ATGAGTGCACCTGGCACCGGGCACACGCCGTCCGGTCCCGTTCCGCTGTTCCGAACCGGCGGCGCCGTCGGGCGCCCGCCCGTGCAGCGGAGCGCCGAACCCGGCCTGCCGGACCGGCCACGGCCGGATCTCGGCGCGCTGCGGCTGCCCGAGCTGCGGGCGCTGCGCCGCGACGCGCAGGGCGACGAGGCCGATCTCAGCTACGTACGGCGGATGCTGCAGGGCCGGATCGACATCCTGCGGGCCGAGCTGGCGCGGCGCAGCGACCCGGAGGCGCCGGTCCTGGACCGGCTCTCCGAGATCCTGGCCGACGCGCCGTCGCGGCGCGGGACGGCGGCCCGGTCGGCGCGGCACGTGACGCTGTCGACGCCGCGCAGCGAGGAGTACCGGCGGCTCGCGGCCGAGATGCTGTCCGAGGTCGAGCTGTCCGACCTGTCGGCCCGCACGGACGACGAGCTGCACACGGCGATGGGGCGGCTCGCGGGGTACGAGCAGCAGGTCTCCCGGCGCCGGCACGAGCTGCAGCGGACCGCCGACGACTGCAGCGCGGAGATCGCCCGCCGCTACCGGGAGGGCGAGGCGCAGGTCGACGACCTGCTGGCCTGA
- the dtd gene encoding D-aminoacyl-tRNA deacylase produces MRAVVQRVDGASVVVAGETVGEIAGEGLCVLVGVTHEDTPEKAAQLARKLWSVRVLEGEKSCSDVNAPLLVISQFTLYGDARKGRRPTWNAAAPGPVAEPLVDEVVARLRELGARVETGRFGADMRVSLTNHGPFTVLIEV; encoded by the coding sequence ATGCGAGCAGTGGTGCAGAGGGTCGACGGCGCGAGCGTCGTCGTCGCAGGGGAGACCGTCGGAGAGATCGCCGGCGAGGGGCTGTGCGTCCTGGTCGGGGTGACCCACGAGGACACCCCCGAGAAGGCGGCGCAATTGGCCAGAAAGCTCTGGTCCGTCCGGGTGCTTGAGGGCGAGAAGTCCTGCTCCGACGTGAACGCGCCGCTGCTCGTCATCTCGCAGTTCACCCTCTACGGAGACGCCCGCAAGGGCCGCCGCCCCACCTGGAACGCGGCGGCGCCCGGCCCGGTCGCCGAGCCCCTCGTCGACGAGGTGGTGGCCCGGCTGCGGGAGCTGGGCGCCCGCGTGGAGACGGGCCGGTTCGGGGCCGACATGCGCGTGTCGCTCACCAACCACGGCCCGTTCACGGTCCTGATCGAGGTCTGA
- a CDS encoding YgfZ/GcvT domain-containing protein — protein sequence MKSPLLSLPGAVPAEGRDEGVAAHYGDLFREQRTLADGTGFVDLSHHGVITVTGDDRLSWLHLLLTQHVSELPPGQATEALILSANGHIEHALYLVDDGETVWAHVEPGTRAELVAYLESMKFFYRVEVADRTEEFAVVHLPAGSIAPLPEGAAVRETAYGRDVFLPRAELEAFAASHGPAAGILAYEALRVEAHRPRLGFETDHRTIPHELGLIGSAVHLQKGCYRGQETVARVQNLGKPPRRLVFLHLDGSEVHLPGHGTPVRLAADGAEGRQLGFVTSSARHHELGPIALALVKRNVPVDADLVAGTTAAAQETVVEP from the coding sequence ATGAAGAGCCCCCTGCTGTCCCTGCCCGGCGCCGTCCCCGCCGAGGGCCGTGACGAAGGCGTCGCCGCGCACTACGGCGACCTGTTCCGCGAGCAGCGCACCCTCGCCGACGGCACCGGATTCGTCGACCTCTCCCACCACGGCGTCATCACCGTCACCGGCGACGACCGGCTGAGCTGGCTGCACCTGCTGCTCACCCAGCACGTCAGCGAGCTGCCGCCGGGGCAGGCCACCGAGGCGCTGATCCTGTCCGCGAACGGGCACATCGAGCACGCGCTGTACCTCGTCGACGACGGCGAGACCGTCTGGGCGCACGTCGAGCCCGGCACCCGCGCCGAGCTGGTCGCCTATCTGGAGTCGATGAAGTTCTTCTACCGGGTCGAGGTGGCCGACCGGACCGAGGAGTTCGCGGTCGTGCACCTCCCGGCCGGTTCCATCGCCCCGCTGCCCGAGGGCGCGGCGGTGCGCGAGACGGCGTACGGGCGGGACGTGTTCCTGCCGCGCGCGGAGCTGGAGGCCTTCGCGGCCTCGCACGGTCCGGCCGCCGGCATCCTCGCGTACGAGGCGCTGCGGGTCGAGGCGCACCGGCCGCGGCTCGGCTTCGAGACCGACCACCGGACCATCCCGCACGAGCTCGGGCTCATCGGCAGCGCCGTCCACCTCCAGAAGGGCTGCTACCGCGGCCAGGAGACGGTCGCCCGGGTGCAGAACCTGGGCAAGCCGCCGCGCCGCCTGGTCTTCCTGCACCTGGACGGCAGCGAGGTGCACCTGCCCGGGCACGGCACCCCGGTCCGGCTGGCCGCGGACGGTGCCGAGGGGCGCCAGCTGGGCTTCGTCACGAGCTCGGCCCGCCACCACGAGCTGGGGCCGATCGCGCTGGCCCTGGTGAAGCGGAACGTTCCGGTGGACGCCGACCTGGTCGCGGGCACGACCGCCGCCGCGCAGGAGACGGTCGTCGAGCCGTAG
- a CDS encoding Fur family transcriptional regulator → MVSTDWKSDLRQRGYRLTPQRQLVLEAVDVLEHATPDDILVEVRKTASGVNISTVYRTLELLEELGLVSHAHLGHGAPTYHLADRHHHLHLVCRDCTEVIEADVEVAADFTAKLRDTFGFDTDMKHFAIFGRCRDCSRKAADAES, encoded by the coding sequence GTGGTGAGCACCGACTGGAAGAGCGACCTGAGGCAGCGCGGCTACCGGCTGACGCCCCAGCGTCAGCTTGTCCTGGAGGCCGTGGACGTGCTGGAGCACGCGACCCCGGACGACATCCTCGTCGAGGTCCGCAAGACGGCCTCCGGCGTCAACATCTCCACCGTCTACCGGACCCTGGAGCTCCTGGAGGAGCTCGGTCTGGTCAGCCACGCCCATCTGGGGCACGGCGCCCCGACCTACCACCTCGCCGACCGGCACCACCACCTGCACCTGGTCTGCCGGGACTGCACCGAGGTCATCGAGGCCGACGTCGAGGTGGCCGCCGACTTCACCGCGAAGCTGCGCGACACCTTCGGCTTCGACACGGACATGAAGCACTTCGCGATCTTCGGGCGGTGCCGGGACTGCAGCCGGAAGGCCGCCGACGCCGAGTCGTAG
- a CDS encoding FABP family protein: MIQIPSDLNPGLVPLAFLLGTWEGAGVSDFPGAEKCNFGQSVTFSHDGRDFLEYHSHSWVLDADGNKVRPLESESGYWRIDKDRKVEIVMVRDQGVVEVWYGELADQKPQIDVVTDAVARTEASGPYSGGKRLYGYVNSDLMWVGEKATPEVPLRPYMSAHLKKVVTPEEVAEMARNLPDMPDDGIAFFK, encoded by the coding sequence ATGATCCAGATTCCGTCCGACCTCAACCCGGGGCTCGTCCCCCTCGCGTTCCTGCTCGGTACGTGGGAGGGCGCGGGTGTCTCCGACTTCCCCGGCGCAGAGAAGTGCAACTTCGGCCAGTCCGTGACCTTCAGCCACGACGGCCGTGACTTCCTCGAGTACCACTCGCACTCCTGGGTCCTCGACGCCGACGGCAACAAGGTCCGCCCGCTGGAGAGCGAGAGCGGGTACTGGCGCATCGACAAGGACCGCAAGGTCGAGATCGTCATGGTCCGCGACCAGGGCGTCGTCGAGGTCTGGTACGGCGAGCTCGCCGACCAGAAGCCGCAGATCGACGTCGTGACCGACGCCGTCGCCCGTACCGAGGCCTCCGGCCCGTACAGCGGTGGCAAGCGGCTCTACGGCTACGTCAACAGCGACCTGATGTGGGTCGGCGAGAAGGCCACCCCCGAGGTCCCGCTGCGGCCGTACATGTCGGCGCACCTGAAGAAGGTCGTCACGCCCGAGGAGGTCGCCGAGATGGCGCGCAACCTCCCCGACATGCCCGACGACGGCATCGCCTTCTTCAAGTAG
- a CDS encoding DsrE family protein, with amino-acid sequence MAKKLVIKVTAGADAPERCSQAFTVAAVAVASGVEVSLWLTGESSWFALPGRAAEFDLPHAAPLPDLIDSILAAGRVTLCTQCAARREITEQDVLKGVRIAGAQVFVQEAMAEETQALVY; translated from the coding sequence ATGGCGAAGAAGCTCGTGATCAAGGTGACCGCCGGGGCCGACGCCCCCGAACGCTGCTCCCAGGCCTTCACGGTGGCGGCCGTCGCCGTCGCCAGCGGGGTGGAGGTCTCGCTCTGGCTGACCGGTGAGTCCTCGTGGTTCGCCCTCCCGGGGCGCGCGGCCGAGTTCGACCTCCCGCACGCCGCGCCGCTGCCGGACCTGATCGACTCGATCCTGGCGGCCGGCCGGGTGACCCTCTGCACCCAGTGCGCCGCCCGCCGCGAGATCACCGAACAGGACGTCCTGAAGGGCGTCCGCATCGCGGGCGCGCAGGTCTTCGTCCAGGAGGCGATGGCCGAGGAGACGCAGGCGCTCGTCTACTAG
- a CDS encoding DUF3099 domain-containing protein: MPSYAEEVYARRRRVYFWMMGACLVLFVGAWAVVRLFSIPVAIGMCVVAMLIPPVAAMTANRRGPEDRWWDDPSGDGQSDEWWDELDGKKRPDRD; encoded by the coding sequence ATTCCGTCGTACGCTGAAGAGGTGTACGCACGGCGTCGGCGCGTCTATTTCTGGATGATGGGTGCCTGCCTGGTCCTGTTCGTGGGCGCCTGGGCCGTCGTGCGCCTGTTCTCGATCCCTGTGGCCATCGGCATGTGCGTGGTCGCGATGCTGATCCCCCCGGTCGCCGCGATGACGGCGAACCGGAGAGGGCCCGAGGACCGCTGGTGGGACGACCCCTCGGGCGACGGGCAGTCGGACGAGTGGTGGGACGAGCTGGACGGCAAGAAGCGCCCGGACCGGGACTAG
- a CDS encoding DUF1416 domain-containing protein codes for MCGAQPGGPDASTIKPGETTIQGFVTKDGQPVTGYVRLLDSTGEFTAEVPTSATGQFRFYAAEGTWTVRALVPGGTADRQVVAQKGGLAEVAIAV; via the coding sequence ATGTGTGGAGCGCAGCCCGGCGGCCCCGACGCCTCGACGATCAAGCCCGGTGAGACCACCATCCAGGGCTTCGTGACCAAGGACGGCCAGCCCGTCACCGGTTACGTCCGCCTCCTGGACTCGACCGGCGAGTTCACGGCCGAGGTCCCGACCTCCGCCACCGGCCAGTTCCGCTTCTACGCGGCCGAGGGCACCTGGACCGTCCGCGCCCTGGTCCCCGGCGGCACCGCCGACCGCCAGGTCGTGGCCCAGAAGGGCGGCCTCGCCGAGGTCGCGATCGCGGTCTGA
- a CDS encoding sulfurtransferase, giving the protein MARSDVLVDADWVEANLDNPQVALVEVDEDTSAYEKNHIRNAIRIDWTKDLQDPVRRDFIDQEGFEKLLSAKGIGNDTTVVLYGGNNNWFASYAYWYFKLYGHQDVKLLDGGRKKWELDSRDLVDGSEVPSRPATEYKAKPQDTSIRAFRDDVVAAIGVQNLVDVRSPDEFSGKLLAPAHLPQEQSQRPGHVPSARNIPWSKNANDDGTFKSDEDLKALYEAEQVDLAKDTVAYCRIGERSALTWFVLHELLEVSNVKNYDGSWTEYGSLVGVPIELGANK; this is encoded by the coding sequence ATGGCTCGCAGCGACGTCCTGGTCGACGCCGACTGGGTCGAGGCCAACCTCGACAACCCCCAGGTCGCCCTGGTCGAGGTCGACGAGGACACCTCGGCCTACGAGAAGAACCACATCCGCAACGCCATCCGGATCGACTGGACGAAGGACCTCCAGGACCCGGTCCGCCGTGACTTCATCGACCAGGAGGGCTTCGAGAAGCTCCTCTCGGCCAAGGGCATCGGCAACGACACCACGGTCGTCCTCTACGGCGGCAACAACAACTGGTTCGCCTCGTACGCCTACTGGTACTTCAAGCTCTACGGCCACCAGGACGTGAAGCTCCTCGACGGCGGCCGCAAGAAGTGGGAGCTCGACTCCCGCGACCTGGTCGACGGCTCCGAGGTCCCCAGCCGCCCGGCCACCGAGTACAAGGCCAAGCCCCAGGACACCTCGATCCGCGCCTTCCGCGACGACGTCGTGGCCGCGATCGGCGTCCAGAACCTGGTCGACGTGCGTTCGCCCGACGAGTTCTCCGGCAAGCTGCTCGCGCCGGCCCACCTCCCGCAGGAGCAGTCGCAGCGTCCGGGCCACGTCCCGTCCGCCCGCAACATCCCGTGGTCGAAGAACGCCAACGACGACGGCACCTTCAAGTCGGACGAGGACCTGAAGGCCCTCTACGAGGCCGAGCAGGTCGACCTGGCGAAGGACACCGTCGCCTACTGCCGCATCGGCGAGCGCTCCGCGCTCACCTGGTTCGTCCTGCACGAGCTGCTCGAGGTCTCGAACGTCAAGAACTACGACGGCTCGTGGACCGAGTACGGCTCCCTCGTCGGCGTGCCGATCGAGCTCGGCGCCAACAAGTAG
- a CDS encoding putative leader peptide codes for MKRQADLTKRRAVDLCRVAAMLCRSV; via the coding sequence ATGAAGCGACAGGCGGATCTCACGAAGCGGCGGGCAGTAGACCTGTGCCGCGTCGCCGCCATGCTCTGTCGCTCCGTCTGA
- a CDS encoding LmeA family phospholipid-binding protein yields MRALRIVLILAVVLGGILVGVDRLAVAYAESEAADRVRLGAVRAESTDVDIKGFPFLTQAADKRLDEVEVRLTGVRATAGGRPVRIGELTASLYDVTLNEGYTSARAASATGTALISYADLGAASGRDVKVAYGEGGKLKVTGGVHILGRTLTRSVLSTVTLVNGDTLRVRADAVPGEGVPGLEDLVRARTDFDRRIEGLPQGMKLAKVEARADGLAVSVTGKDVVLAG; encoded by the coding sequence ATGAGGGCCCTGCGGATTGTGCTGATCCTGGCCGTCGTGCTCGGCGGGATCCTGGTCGGAGTGGACCGCCTGGCCGTGGCCTACGCGGAGTCGGAGGCGGCCGACCGGGTGCGGCTCGGGGCCGTACGGGCCGAGTCCACCGACGTCGACATCAAGGGCTTCCCGTTCCTCACCCAGGCCGCCGACAAGCGCCTCGACGAGGTCGAGGTCCGGCTGACCGGGGTCCGGGCGACCGCCGGGGGCCGCCCGGTGCGCATCGGCGAACTGACCGCCTCCCTGTACGACGTCACCCTGAACGAGGGCTACACGAGCGCCCGCGCGGCCTCCGCCACCGGCACCGCGCTGATCTCCTACGCGGACCTGGGCGCCGCCTCCGGCCGGGACGTCAAGGTCGCCTACGGCGAGGGCGGCAAGCTGAAGGTCACCGGCGGGGTGCACATCCTGGGCCGCACCCTCACCCGCAGCGTGCTGTCCACGGTGACCCTCGTGAACGGCGACACCCTCCGGGTGCGCGCCGACGCGGTGCCCGGCGAGGGCGTCCCGGGGCTGGAGGACCTGGTGCGCGCCCGCACCGACTTCGACCGCAGGATCGAGGGTCTGCCGCAGGGCATGAAGCTGGCCAAGGTGGAGGCCCGCGCGGACGGTCTCGCGGTGAGCGTGACCGGCAAGGACGTCGTCCTGGCGGGCTGA
- a CDS encoding MoaD/ThiS family protein translates to MAAGTIRYWAAAKAAAGVAEEPYAARTLAEALDAARERHPGELVRVLQRCSFLIDGDPVGTRAHETVRLAEGGTVEVLPPFAGG, encoded by the coding sequence ATGGCAGCGGGAACCATCCGCTACTGGGCCGCGGCGAAGGCGGCCGCCGGTGTGGCCGAGGAGCCGTACGCGGCCCGGACCCTGGCCGAGGCGCTCGACGCGGCCCGCGAGAGGCACCCCGGCGAGCTGGTCCGGGTCCTCCAGCGCTGCTCGTTCCTGATCGACGGCGACCCCGTCGGCACCCGCGCCCATGAGACGGTACGGCTGGCGGAGGGCGGCACGGTCGAGGTGCTCCCCCCGTTCGCAGGAGGGTGA
- a CDS encoding alpha/beta hydrolase family protein, with product MSSEAEGRFHMVDVSSLTSVHDRDARRAMLRTDDGVRIEAVYEPSTASVTDTAVVVAHGFTGSVDRPALRRAALALREHAHVVSFSFRGHGGSGGRSTVGDREVLDLAAAVRWARELGHTRVATVGFSMGGSVVLRHAALERGTGAHTDAVAAVSAPARWYYRGTPSMRRVHWVVTRPVGRLVGRYGLGTRIDRRDWDPVPLSPVEAVPLIAPTPLLVVHGDRDPYFPLDHPRSLVAAAPEGTAELWLERGMGHAENAAGEELLARLGGWLARP from the coding sequence ATGAGTTCCGAGGCAGAGGGGCGATTTCACATGGTGGATGTTTCCTCGCTCACTTCCGTCCATGATCGCGACGCCCGCCGTGCGATGTTGCGTACCGATGACGGTGTCCGGATCGAGGCGGTTTACGAACCGTCCACCGCAAGTGTCACCGATACGGCGGTGGTGGTCGCCCACGGGTTCACCGGGTCGGTCGACCGCCCCGCCCTCCGGCGCGCCGCCCTCGCCCTGCGGGAACACGCGCACGTCGTCTCCTTCTCCTTCCGCGGCCACGGCGGCTCCGGAGGCCGCTCGACCGTCGGCGACCGCGAGGTCCTCGACCTGGCCGCGGCCGTCCGCTGGGCCCGTGAGCTCGGGCACACCCGGGTGGCGACGGTCGGCTTCTCCATGGGCGGCTCGGTCGTGCTGCGGCACGCGGCCCTGGAGCGCGGCACCGGCGCGCACACCGACGCCGTCGCCGCCGTCAGCGCCCCGGCCCGCTGGTACTACCGGGGGACGCCCTCGATGCGGCGGGTGCACTGGGTGGTGACCCGGCCGGTCGGCCGGCTGGTCGGGCGCTACGGGCTGGGCACCCGGATCGACCGCAGGGACTGGGACCCCGTGCCGCTCTCCCCGGTCGAGGCCGTGCCGCTGATCGCGCCGACCCCGCTGCTGGTCGTGCACGGCGACCGCGACCCGTACTTCCCGCTCGACCACCCCCGCAGCCTGGTGGCCGCGGCGCCCGAGGGCACGGCCGAGCTGTGGCTCGAGCGCGGGATGGGGCACGCGGAGAACGCGGCCGGCGAGGAACTGCTCGCCCGGCTCGGCGGCTGGCTCGCCCGGCCATAG
- a CDS encoding response regulator transcription factor — MSSLLLLTNALQPSTEVLPALGLLLHNVRVAPAEGPALVDTPGADVILVDGRRDLPQVRSLCQLLRSTGPGCPLILVVTEGGLAAVTADWGIDDVLLDTAGPAEVEARLRLAMGRQQIVADDSPMEIRNGDLSVDEATYSAKLKGRVLDLTFKEFELLKYLAQHPGRVFTRAQLLQEVWGYDYFGGTRTVDVHVRRLRAKLGPEHESLIGTVRNVGYRFVTPEKVERAAEEARAQQEARSGGRTEARVKEAARELTPVEDR; from the coding sequence ATGAGCTCACTGCTGCTCCTGACCAATGCCCTCCAGCCGTCGACCGAGGTGCTGCCCGCCCTCGGCCTGCTGCTGCACAACGTGCGCGTGGCCCCCGCCGAGGGCCCGGCGCTCGTGGACACCCCCGGCGCCGACGTGATCCTCGTCGACGGGCGGCGCGACCTCCCGCAGGTCCGCTCGCTGTGCCAGCTGCTGCGCTCCACGGGGCCCGGCTGTCCGCTGATCCTGGTCGTGACGGAGGGCGGCCTCGCGGCCGTCACCGCCGACTGGGGCATCGACGACGTGCTGCTCGACACCGCGGGCCCGGCCGAGGTCGAGGCCCGGCTCCGGCTCGCGATGGGCCGGCAGCAGATCGTCGCGGACGACTCCCCGATGGAGATCCGCAACGGCGACCTGTCGGTGGACGAGGCGACGTACAGCGCCAAGCTGAAGGGCCGGGTCCTGGACCTGACCTTCAAGGAGTTCGAGCTCCTCAAGTACCTGGCCCAGCACCCGGGCCGGGTGTTCACCCGCGCCCAGCTGCTCCAGGAGGTCTGGGGCTACGACTACTTCGGCGGCACCCGAACGGTCGACGTCCACGTACGGCGTCTGCGGGCGAAGCTCGGCCCGGAGCACGAGTCGCTGATCGGCACCGTCCGGAACGTCGGCTACCGCTTCGTCACCCCCGAGAAGGTGGAGCGTGCGGCCGAGGAGGCGCGGGCGCAGCAGGAGGCCAGGAGCGGGGGCCGGACGGAGGCCCGCGTCAAGGAAGCCGCGCGGGAACTCACTCCGGTGGAGGACCGTTAA